Sequence from the Candidatus Izemoplasma sp. genome:
ACTTGGAATGTGACCAAACTTAATAAGTAAGCATTTAAGACACTTATTATTGCGATCACACCATAAAGCCAGTGCGTTATCTGATATTGTTTACGAATATTATTTCCAAGAAACACTATCAATAGTAAGAATATAATAGTAAGTCCCGTATTAATTAATCTCATCAATAGATAATTTGTAAGGCCGTAAAACACGCCAACAATTAATGAGCCTAAAAGACTTGCGACAACGACATAAGCCAAATCTATTTTATCAATTTTTGTCATAAAATCACCCAAAAAAAGGTGCAAAGCACCTTATTTCTTATTCACTAATGACTTACCAGTCATTTCGCTTGGTTGTTCAACACCGAGATATTCTAACATTGTCGGTGCCACGTCTGCCAAGATACCACCATCACGAATGGTAATATCTTTATCGGTAATAATAAGTGGTACTAAATTCGTTGTATGGGCTGTAAAGATGTTTCCATCCTCATCAAGCATTTTTTCAGCATTTCCATGATCCGCTGTAACAATTGCTACGCCACCTTTATCTAAGATTGCATCAACGACTTTACCAACACATTCATCGACTGTTTCAACAGCTTTGATTGTTGCAGGAATATCTCCTGTGTGACCAACCATGTCACAGTTTGCATAATTTAATATAATCGTATCATGTTTATCTGATGCGATTTCATCTAATATTTTTTCAGTGACCGTGTACGCACTCATCTCAGGTTGCATATCATAAGTCGCTACTTTCGGACTATTCACAAGGACGCGTTTACTGTTTTTGATTTCCTTATCAACGCCACCATCAAAGAAGAATGTTACATGGGCATATTTTTCAGTTTCGGCAATACGTAATTGATTTAAGCCTGCATCACTGATCACATCACCATACATATTATCAAGTTTCTGTAACCCAAACGCGATATCACCTTTGACATTTTCAGAATAACTCATTGTTTGTACGAATGTGATATCATGCGGTCCATTCTTATGCTCGACACCAGATGCTTCTGGGTTAGATAATGCAGTACTAATTTGGATCGCACGATCAGGTCTAAAGTTCGCAAATATAACGCTGTCTTTATCTTCAATCATACCGTTTTTATTTACCACAAACGGAATCACAAATTCATCCCATATTTTTTCTTTATGGTTCGCTTTAACACCGGCGATTGGATCTTCATAATGCGGTCCTTTAGCTTGTGTCATAACATCATAATGTTTTTGGATACGTTCCCAGTTTTTATCCCGGTCCATTCCATAATAACGTCCCCCCACTGTGGCAATTTTACCATAGTTAATCTCATCCATGTAATCCAGTAATTCTTGAATATAGATTGGCGCAGAATCTGGAGGTACATCCCGTCCATCTAACAAGGCATGAACATATGTTTCTTCGACGCCTTGATCTTTGGCTAAATCTAAGAACGCTTTAATGTGAAGAATGTGACTATGCACACCACCATCACTTAAGAGTCCCATAATGTGTAGTTTTGAATCATTGTCTTTTACGTTTTTAATCGCATCAAGATATGTGTCATTCTTAAAAAATGACTTGTCTTCGATAGCTTTATTGATCCGTGTTAACGATTGGTAAACAACACGTCCGGCACCTAAATTCATGTGTCCAACTTCACTGTTCCCCATTTGTCCTTCTGGTAATCCAACCGCAAGACCGTCTGCACGCATCGTATTTGTTGGATATTCTTTCATTAATAAATCGACATTAGGCGTATTTGCCATTTTCACGGCATTCCCTGTCTCATTTTCTTCTAAACCAAACCCATCCATAATGATAAGCGCTACGGGTTTTTTCATAGTTATCACCTCTAACAAACACATTATAGTATAAAAACAGTAAAATTCATAGTAATATAGCCTATGTGATAGCGTTTACACATTTAGGTGTATGTATTTCTTTTCTTATCAAAGTATATTATAATGATTGTGAGGTGATTTTATGGCACAACTATATTTAGAAACTGTCCATCAGATATTAAAAGATCAAGTCGGTAAACAAATATATAATTACACGGTTCCTGATTTATGGAACTGTTTTGACTATGATCCCCATAAATTTATTAAAACTCCAGATAATGAGTTAATGGTTGATCCCTTTGATTTTTATGCGTCACTTATTGAATCATATATCTTACCTAAGAAAAAGGATAACAAAGATTATCTTAAAAGCTATGCTCAATTACAGAACCGTTCATTAAATAAACGGAATTATTTACCGGGCGATTGGATAAAAAAAAGCACACTCTATTCAACAATGATACGTGCAAGTGGTGCATGGGATCATGACCGTAGTGGTAGATTAGAAGATGCTAATATCTATCAGATGCAGGAAACAGGTAGTTTTATCAAGATGCTTGCGTTGTTACCACTACTTAAAAAGATGGGTGTTGATGTGGTTTACATGTTACCGATCTCGCTCTTTAGTTTGAAAGATAAAAAAGGCGATTTGGGAAGTCCTTATGGTGTTAAAAGTTTCACAAAACTAGATCCTAATTTAAAGGATAGTTTAACAGGTGACAGTTTGACAGTGGATGAGGAATTCAAAGCCTTTGTTGAAGCATGTCACATTTTAGACATGAAAGTTATCATTGATATTATTCCAAGAACAAACTCAGTAGATAGTGACTTAATCAGAAGTCATCCTGAATGGTTTTATTGGATTAAAGCAAGTGAATATGATCAATACAAAACACCAACGATTCCAGGGATTCCACCAACAGCTACACCTACTATCGATATGATGGAACGGGTATATAAAGACCCTGATACCTTACGACATATTAATATGTTCCAATATGATCCTAAAACACAAGATAAAGAACTGTGGGAATCAATACGGCGTAAGAAAAATTTATCAAAAGCAATTGAAGAAACTTTTGACTTACGGGTAGCACCGGCATTCAGTGATTATATCAATGATCCACAACCACCATGGACTGATGTCACTTTCTTTAGAATGTATGAAGATTTTCCAAAAGCAACAAAAAAATTCTTAGATACTACTGAACGACCACCTTATATATTATATGATACGATTAAGTCGAATATGTACCCAGGTGATCAACCAAATATGGGACTTTGGAATACATTAGCCGATATTGTACCCGCTTATCAGCGTGCCTTTGGCATTGATGGTGCACGGATTGATATGGGCCATGCATTACCACGCGAATTACTCCATTTAATTATTAGAAAAGCACGCAAAAATGATCCTGACTTTTGTTTTATAGCTGAAGAACTTCAACCACAAAACGCGCACAAAGCAAGAGAAAATGAATATAACTTAATTATTAGTAATGGGTTCGTTATGGAACCTCGCTTCTTTGAAGGTAAGTTGCTTGAATTCATTCATCAAAGTATCAATTTACCTATCCCCGTTTTAGCGATGGGAGAAAGTCATGATACACCTAGACTAGCAGCTCGTGAGGGTGGACCAACTATTGCCAGACTATTAACAATCCTCAATATGTTTATGCCTGAGGCAGTCCCCTTCATTAACAGTGGTCAAGAAGTCTATGAAACGCAACCGATGAATACTGGACTTGATTGTCGTGACAATGAACAATATATGCTCGATCCGAATGATCCGTATTACGGAAAATTAGCGCTGTTTGATAAATATGAATTCCATTATACCAATGATCGTCGCTGGGAATTACCAGATATCTTAGACTTTATTCGTCCAATAAGAACAAAATACTTACCACAAATTACAAACAAAAAGTACTTTGTCCCACTTTATGGTGACAATCATCCTGACACACTCATTGGTCTAAGTTATTACAAAAACACCAAGCGTAAAGAACATAATATGTTAATCATACTTGCCAATAGTAATCCATATGATGAAGTGAAGCGAGCTATCCCTATTCATACCTTGAGGGATAAATCACAGAACAAAGCTACTGTAGGTAAGCTTCTCTTTTCAACCCACGAATCTCCAAGGCCATTTACACAGTTTTTCAATGTGAATACATTAGATATTCATTTAGGTCCTGGCGAAGTTAAAATTATTGAAATTTAAATATAAAAAAAGTCTGGTGCGCCAGACTTTTTATTTGATGTCTATGATAAAGAATGTTTTAGTGTTTCAAGATCGTATGCCAAGACACGGCGATAAAGTACATCGATAACTAACATTTGTAAAGGTAACTTAATTAATAATGTAACAACTCGCGCTGGGAACATAGCATAACTACCTTCTTGGAAAAAGATATAAAGTTGTAACGTATTAAGACCGAATGTTACGGTGCTTGTCATAAGAACAACTAAGATCAGTTTTAACACCGAGTACTCTTTTTTATATAAGAATAACCCTGGCATTATACCCCAAAGCATTGAACTCACTGTAAATAAGTTAAATCCGGTTGCCAAGTTGGGTACCATAATATTTATCCAGTCCGCTGTGAAGCCACCAATAGCCCCGGCAAGAGGACCAAACATTATACCCACAATCATTAAGGGAATGTCATAAAAAGTAAAACGATACGTTGCAATGGTCAGACTAAATCCAACTTTTAGTACCGTTGCAATTGCCACTAAAATAGCAATGCGAATTAAAATGTGTAATGTAAAATGTGTTTTACGCATAAATAAAAAACCTCCTATGTATATTTAGAGGTCCACCTCAAAAAAGCTTATTTTTCAGCGGACGCACTATTTCACCGCCACATGTGTGTTCGTTTATACCCAACTTCCCATGGTATAACACTTAACGCGAAATAGCTACTCTGACAATACTTATTGTATCAAAATAAAAGTCGATGTCAACAAAGAAACAATCGATTTATAAAGAAAAATCGATTGGTGTGCGCTGGTTCTTTTTTAAAAAGCTATTAATCTTAGAAAAAACATGTGAACCAAAGAATGAATGTCTAGCACTTAACGGACTCGGATGACTCGACGATATGACTAAATGATGAGGATTATGAATATAGTCTTTATAAACTTTGGCTTTATTTCCCCAAAATACAAAGACTTTTGGGGTATCGTTTTGATCAAGTAATGACATGATATCTATCAAAAGCTTTTGCCAGCCCACATTTTTGTGACTGAGAGGAGCATTTTCTTCAACAGTTAAAATGGCATTTAACAATAATACACCTTGTCTTGCCCATGTCGTTAAATCTCCATGTTGGGGAATATCTATCCCTAAATCATTGTGCATTTCTTTAAAAATATTTTTTAGTGATGGCGGAATTTTAATTCCTTTATGTACACTAAAAGCCAGCCCATTGGCTTGGCCTTTGTTATGATATGGATCTTGTCCAATAATAACGACTTTAACATCTGAAAAAGGACACTCTTTAAGGGCATTAAACACATCACTTTTGGGTGGATAAATAGTATTTTTTTGATAAGCTTTATTTAAAACCGTTATTATTGTGTCAAGATATGATAGATCAGTATACGTTTCTAGTCGTTTTCGCCAATCTTTTGGTAGTTCCATATTATCACCTAATCATAGTATACTAAAGAGTCCCTGTAAACGCAAAAAAAAGATAGCACAAACGTGCTATCTTTACATATTAAAATCAATTATTTATTACGAATTTTTGCTTGTGCGGCAGCAATAATCGCAACTGGAATACGGAATGGTGAACAAGAGACATAATCTAATCCAGATCTATGGAAGAAATCAATTGATGTAGGTTCTCCACCATGCTCTCCACAAACACCAACTACGATGTCGTTATTGACTTTCTTCGCATTGGTTGTTGATAATGCGACTAATTGTCCAACACCATCTTGGTCAACCGCTTGGAATGGGTCGCGTGGTAAAATTTTCTTATCAGAATATTCTTTTAAGAATTTACCAGCGTCATCACGGCTAAATCCAAATGTCATTTGTGTTAAGTCATTTGTTCCGTAAGAAATGAAGTCTGCTTCTTTACCAATTTCATTAGCAGTTAATGCAGCACGTGGTGTTTCAACCATTGTACCTACTTTATATTCTAGGTCTACACCTGCTTCTTTAATTAATGCATCTGCAGTTTCTTTGATGTAATCTTTTAAGTAAGTTAACTCTTTAACTGTAGATACAAGTGGTACCATAATTTCAGGTTTTACAACTTTACCTTCAGCAGCAACTTCTAGTGCAGCTTGGATAATTGCTTTCACTTGCATAACTGAAATTTCTGGGTAAGTGACACCTAAACGGCATCCACGGTGACCTAACATTGGGTTGAACTCATGTAATTGGTCAAGTGCTTCGCGTAATTTATCTGCTGTAATATTTAATTCTTTTGCAACTTCTTCCACTTCATCTTCATGAGGTAAGAACTCATGTAGTGGTGGATCTAATAAACGGATCGTAACAGTTTTACCCGCCATAGCTGAAAAGATTTCTTTAAAGTCTTTTAATTGGTGAGGTAAGATTTTTTCTAATGCTGCTTCGCGTGCTTCTTTGCTTTCAGCTAAAATCATACGGCGAACATCTAAAATTCTTTCATCATCGAAGAACATATGTTCTGTACGACATAATCCAATTCCTTCAGCACCAAATTTAAGAGCTTGTAAGCTATCGCGTTCGTTATCAGCATTTGCTTTAACGCCTAAGTCTTTAATTTCTGCGGACCATTCTAAAATTTGGGCGAACTCGCCACTAATTTCAGGCACTTTTGTTTTGATTGTTCCAGCGTAAACTTTACCTGTTGAACCATCAATACTAAATGGTGTTAGTTCTGGATATTTTTTACCATTAATGGTCATATATCCTTCTGCTTCATTAATTGAAAGTTCATTACATCCACTAACGCAGCATTTACCCATACCGCGAGCTACAACTGCAGCATGTGATGTCATACCACCAAGTTGCGTAACGAAACCTTCACAAACGATCATTCCTTCAATGTCACCAGGAGATGTTTCTTTACGGAATAATAATAACTTTTCACCAGTTGTTTCTTTAAGTTCAGCTGCGCGTTCACTGCTAAATACAATTTTACCAGTTGCAGCACCAGGACTTGCAGCAAGACCGGTTGTTAGTAATTCTCCATTTTCTAGTGATTCTTCATCGAAGACTGGATGTAATAATGCATCAATTGCATTAACATCAATTTGATCTACAGCTTCTTCTTTACTTAATAATCCTTCTTCAACCATATCAACGGCAATTTTTACACCTGCAGCTGCAGTACGTTTACCATTACGTGTTTGAAGTAAGTATAGTTCGCCTTCTTCAACAGTAAACTCAATATCTTGCATATTGCGGTAATGTTGTTCTAAGCGTTCGACAATATCCATTAACTCAGCATGAATGTCAGGTGCTTTGTTAGCGAATTCATCTAATTCTAATGGTGTTCTGATTCCAGCAACGATGTCTTCACCTTGTGCGTTAAATAAGAACTCACCAAAGACTTCTTTTTCACCAGTTTTTGGATCACGTGTAAATAATACACCTGTACCAGAATTATCACCGGTATTACCAAAGACCATTTCTTGAACGTTTACTGCTGTTCCCCATGCGTCTTCGATATTATTATGTTTACGGTAAATCTTCGCACGTGGTGTATCCCATGATTCAAATACCGCATTAACAGACATTTCTAATTGTGTATACGGATCTTGTGGAAATGGTTTACCTGTTTCTTTTTTGACGATTTTAAGAAATTCTTCACTTACGAATTTCCAATCATCAGCTGTTAATTCTAAGTCTAAATCATATCCTTTTTCTTCTTTGACTTTGTCAAGTACGTCCTCGAATAAATCGAATTCAATCCCTTGAACAACTTCTCCGAACATTTGGATAAAACGACGATAGATGTCATAAACGAATTTTGGATTACCTGTTTTTTCGATCATACCTTTAACCGCGGTATCTGTTAAACCAAGGTTTAAGATTGTATCCATCATACCAGGCATTGATACTCTTGCTCCACTACGTACACTTAGTAATAATGGGTTCGTATCGCTTCCAAATTCTTTTCCTGTTTCTTCTTCTAGACGTTTTGTATACTTCTTGATGTCATCTAATAGTGCTTGTGAGTTTTGTTTTCCATTCTCATAATACGCCGTACACATGTCGGTCGTAATCGTGAAACCTGCAGGAACAGGAAATCCTTCACGTTTCATTTCTGATAAGTTGGCACCTTTACCTCCAAGCAAATTCTTTTGCTCTTTGGTACCTTCACCAAACATATAAATTCTCTTCACTAGAATCACCTTTCTATAAATTATATTCTCTCTAAAAAGTCCATTAAAAATTATATCATTGAAATATTTTGTTTGCAACTAATACAATCAAATTATCGCCAATTTATCAGATGATAACGCTTTTATTTTATGCGATTACTTGATACGGCACAATATCGACAATTTTTATTGTGCCATTGATTAATTTCACTGTATATAAATATGATTCACTATAAATTTCTGTTTCGTTTTGTCTTGTTAAATGAACTCGAAAAATATTGTCTTGATGCGCACTGACCTCAAAATCAAGAATTAAATCACCGACATAACTTCTTAAGTTTTCACAATCACGATGTTCGACTTCAGAATAAAAATCATCACACGTAAAGTTCCCAATCTCATCATAAGCTAGTGCGTCCATATAATCATCGATGAAGACGGTCATCTGTGCTTCTGTTATGTGATATGGGATATCTGTAAACAGTGGTGGGATTTTAAAACTATCTCCCATACTTGGAACAGTGATCGTTGTTGTGGTGATATTATCATCAACATCACGTAAACGGTAAGTTATTTCATAAAGCGTTTCATACCGTTTTGTCACAATCATTGAAATATCTTCAACTGTGAGTGACTGATATTTTCCTAAGTTAGCTTCTCTTCTTGCAATATAGGCATCCTTATCGTAATGGGGATCAATGGTATCATCATATAATACATCCGATGTTACACTTTCATCAAGATAGAGCGATTGATACAAGTTCAACTGACGTTCAAACCGGTCTATTTCATTACCATGTTCTGGGTCAACTTCATAAGTGATTTGAACATCTTCTTTATAAAAATACGCCATGTCATTAATATAGACAGTGACGATTGATTCTACAATTGACGTTACACGTCCATTTTCTTTATAATATTTAACATTAAAGGTATTGTCTTTTGGTGCATTTTCAACACTAATCAACTCATACGTAAATCCGCGTTCACGCGTATTATAAAAGTCAATAATACAGTCATCTGTTATAAACGCAGCCTCTTTCGCTTGGTATGCACAATAATCATACGGATTAATCTTTGTAAATTCATAAAAGGCAGCCTCTAATAAGACTTCAGGAATATCTGAAGACATCATATGATACTCTTCTTTTTCATAACTCGCAAGGAACCAACGCTTTGCTGTCTGATTATAATCTACGCGGATTTCATATGCTTCTTTTTCTGTGTTATCTAAATTGAACGCTTCAACAAGATATTCATTTTCCGCAATATATGTGACTTGCTTAATCTCATATTTACTGTCCACCGATTGGAAAAAGTCTTGCTCGTTTTTACATGTTTTCACTAAATCAGGCGAGGAGGTTGAGATATATTTATCACAGATACTCGCTTGACTCAACCTACCGTAATCTAGGGCATAGATTGTATTTAGCATATTTTCTAAATCCTTAGGGCTTAGAAAATTGCTTTCAATCGTGTAATCAAACATATCAAAATAGAGTGTTAAGCTATAGTCTTCAGATAAAATATTGCGGACATCAAAATACATAGTGAGTTTTTTCTCTCCTGCTAAAATGAGTTTAAACACTAATTCATTATCAATTCGTTCATAATCAAAGATGACCGATTGGCTATCAATCAGATTCATAATTTCGATACATTCTGTATCAATTTTATTCTCTTGAAAACAGAGATTTCTTACATTACTTGTTGTCACACCACGCATGAACTCATTAATATATATTTTAAGTTCATTAAATTCATTAATTACACTTTTATTATAGGTGATAATTTCATCAATTCGCATATCATCACCCAAAGATTCCATGGTGATATAGTATTGATACACAATCCGGTAGTCTCTAGCAAGCGCTATATTATAAATATATGTAAACGCGTCGATGCGGAATAACGACACACTGTCAAACTTATCATCAAACAAACGTAAGTAATCTCGATTCTCTGTACATTCTACCTGCGTTTCTGCTGCGAAATATTCTTGACAAAGGACCTCAGGATCGTCCCGGTCATCTAATGCCATAGTCGCATAAAATACAGCAACATCTTCTTTTGTAATATTAGGATTATCATTCATTGTTTGAAATAATACATTCGTAAAATAGATTTCATCGCCAATCATCTCATACTCGAATACAAACTGAAATACTTGGTTTTTGACACCTCTTTGTTCAACATAAATACTCTCGTTATTGATTGAAACGACAGGCTCACCTTCAAAATCATCATTATACAGCAACAAATAATTGGTAAAGACCGCATTACAATCATCTGCATTTCTGACAAAATATCGATCACAAGTCACTGTCTCTGTGGTCGATATTTCATCAATGATATCATTAAACTGTACGGTTGCGGTATCAATAATGACATCATCTGTGATACCTTCTTCTTCGCAACCAAATAATATTGTGATACTCATTAAGAAAACGATCGCTTTAAAGTAACGCATCGTATCACCCCTTTTATCTATTATACCACTTTTAAAAAAATCTGCACAATGAAATTCATTGTGCAGACACGTTTATTTTTTGACCTTAATCAGTGTTCCATCTTGATTTGGATGGTCTTTGATATATTCCAAAATCGGATCATAATGTTCATCCTTACCGGGTTTACATGAAGATAATTGATCAACTTCACCCGCTACAATCCCTTCAGCAAATCCACTACATCCAGGATATCCGCATGCTCCACAGTTATATCCTGGGAGTAGTTCTGTGATATCTTCTACGCGGTTATCTGCTTCAACTTTAAATATATCGGCCGCAAAGGCAAGTCCTAATCCTAAGACTAGACCCATAATAGCAAGGGTTAATGTGGCAGCCACTATGCATCACCCCGATGCGAACAACTAAAGTTATGACAACTTTTACAAGTAGCCTCATCAATTTTATCAAGCGATGCTTGTGGGACGGGCACTTTTTTATTCAAGGCATAACTAAGTATATATACCAAAACGAGTGAGCCAATCATAATATATGGTAACATTTAAATCACCCCAACTAAGCCAAAGAAAGCCATTGACATAATACCAGCAACGATTAAACTTATCGGAACACCACGCCAAGCCTTTGGAACATTAGCGGCTTCTAAACGCTCACGAATAGACGAAAAAGCAAAGATTACTAAGCCAAACCCTAATCCGGTACCGATTGCGGTCGATACCGCTATAAATAACCCTTGACCAAACGGGACAGTAGCTCCCCATATATTCGCTATATTCCCTTCACTGACACCTAAAATAGCACAGTTTGTCGTGATTAACGGTAAATAAATACCCAGTGATTTATATAATGATGTACTATAGCGTTTGATTACCATTTCAACAAATTGTACAAGTGATGCGATAACTAAGATAAATGCAATGGTTGAAATATACTCAATATTATATTGATATAGCACTAAATCATATAATGTATAGGTTACAGCAGAAGCAATAACCATGACGAATAAGACTGCAGCGCTCATACCAAGTGCACTGCTAGATTTTTTACTGACACCTAAGAAAGGACAAATTCCTAGAAATTGCATTAAGATGACATTGTTAATTAACATCGCAGAAATGATTGCCGTAGCAAATACTGTAAAACTCATGCTGCCTCACCACTTTCTTTTAAGGCTTTTGCTTTTTTTCGTGCTAACGCTTCTTTTTTCTTTTGTTCAATCCAGGCTTTTTTTGCCGCAGCTTCTTTCTCTTCTTTTCGAACTTTTTTAAATTGGAAGAAGGCAAGGATAAACGCGAGGGCAATAAAGGCACCTGGTGGTAAACTAAACATCGCAAGACCAAAATCTTTAATGGTTATTGAATCATCGAATAAATGGATAATTAAATCCAATGATAAACTTACCGGCTGATCGACAAAGAATGGTAAGTATTCTCCCCAAACCAGTCCACCAGTAGCTAAGAACTCACGAATTGATCCAATTACAATGAGGGCAAAGGTAAATCCTAATGCCATACCTAACCCATCGATAGCACTGTCTAAAACATTATTTTTAGACGCAAACGATTCAGCGCGACCTAAGATTAAACAGTTTACAACAATCAATGGAATAAATATACCTAGTGATTCATATAAAGCAAACGCATACGCTTCGGTAAACATCTCAACAAGTGTTACAAACGTTGCAATAATAACAATATATGAAGGGGTTCTAACATGTTCTGGGATATAGTGACGCAATAAACTGACGACAATATTACTAAAGGTTAATACAAAGATAACGAGTAATCCCATCCCAAGTGCAGTTTCAAACGTCGCCGTTACCGCTAAGGCTGGACACATTCCTAAAAGAAATACAAAGATCGGATTTTCGTTAAAGAACCCTTTTAAGAAGTTTTCTTTTTTACTCATTTGTCTCACCACCTTCGATATAGTCAACTGTTGCTTGTACAATTGTTTTTACCGATGTATATGTATAAGTAGCCCCAGTCTTACTATCATAACTAACATCTGATAGCGATTGATCACTAAGTCGTGGTAAATACGTTTTTTCAATCGTATTAACAAATGTGACCGTATTAGATGTCGACTGTATCACGACATCGGTGATGGTATTATTAACAACGCCGACTAAGACCGTGACATCACCATAATTGTTCATATCATATCCTTGATAGGCACGTCCAACTTCTTGTCCGTTACTATCATAGATGATCACTTCTTTCGTTAATACGCCATCTAATGATTTTGTTTCAAGCGTAAACTCTCCGGTTAAATCAAACATCTCTTCATACAATGCTAATTCGCGTTTCTGTGTATTCTCTTCAATGACAGGTGATGTTATTGCATTAACACCCCAGATAAAGAATCCACTTAAGGCACCAATAATAACAAGGACAATAGCTACTTTTAATTTATCCAGCATAAGAAACACCTACTAACGTTACGACAATGGATAAGATAATAATTGCGATAAAGATGAGTGATCGCTTACGATTAAAGCGAGGATGAGTGACTTTATAGTAATCAAAACTTGTCACAAACATATTCATAATTAAAATACTGAAGACAACACCTTCTGGTAACGCGCCAAAGATTC
This genomic interval carries:
- a CDS encoding FMN-binding protein; the encoded protein is MLDKLKVAIVLVIIGALSGFFIWGVNAITSPVIEENTQKRELALYEEMFDLTGEFTLETKSLDGVLTKEVIIYDSNGQEVGRAYQGYDMNNYGDVTVLVGVVNNTITDVVIQSTSNTVTFVNTIEKTYLPRLSDQSLSDVSYDSKTGATYTYTSVKTIVQATVDYIEGGETNE